In Acipenser ruthenus chromosome 15, fAciRut3.2 maternal haplotype, whole genome shotgun sequence, a genomic segment contains:
- the LOC131697647 gene encoding protein delta homolog 1-like isoform X1, with protein sequence MSFCGPCSLIAACLLFCLAARFTDGAECSPDCNPMNGFCEKAGECRCKPGWQGPRCEQCAPFPGCLHGTCTTPWQCICDPGWVGSHCNIDIHPCTTKPCSNNSTCIETGDGGYICICAQGYTGRNCHVKTGPCYTNGSPCQNGGSCIDTHGSAPHSSCLCPSGFTGDFCEIDVDGCESGQCKNGGMCVDHGSDHSCVCPGGFVGKNCNESVIPCLSHLCENGATCNGHPDGGFHCACKPGFFGKTCSSHKVKPPRLSDAAHDHAQHSSLPSHVFHKMMHHPDREVLKVTVKEALHSPGSLLSKSQVVCFIVLGLLTCLVVLGTTAIVFFSKCEMWMANAKYSQLVRKQRNHFLKTNNGEENSVNIIMPEKIKLNNYGKNYTSI encoded by the exons ATGAGTTTCTGTGGCCCCTGCTCGTTGATCGCCGCATGTCTTTTGTTCTGTCTCGCAGCCCGGTTCACCGATG gTGCTGAATGTAGTCCTGATTGCAACCCCATGAACGGATTCTGTGAGAAGGCTGGTGAATGCAG ATGTAAACCTGGCTGGCAGGGCCCGCGGTGTGAGCAGTGTGCTCCTTTCCCTGGCTGTCTCCATGGCACCTGCACTACACCGTGGCAGTGCATCTGTGACCCGGGGTGGGTGGGAAGTCACTGTAACATAG ATATTCACCCTTGTACTACAAAGCCCTGTTCTAACAACTCTACATGTATAGAGACTGGCGATGGTGGCTACATCTGTATCTGTGCACAGGGATATACAGGGAGAAATTGCCATGTGAAGACTGGACCCTGCTACACCAATGG CTCTCCTTGCCAGAATGGTGGATCCTGCATTGACACCCATGGATCTGCCCCACACTCTTCCTGCTTGTGCCCCTCTGGCTTTACTGGAGATTTCTGTGAGATAGATGTAGACGGCTGTGAGTCCGGACAGTGTAAGAATGGTGGCATGTGTGTGGACCACGGCTCTGACCACAGCTGTGTTTGTCCTGGGGGCTTTGTAGGCAAGAACTGCAATGAAAGTGTGATCCCCTGCCTGAGCCATCTGTGTGAGAACGGAGCGACATGCAATGGACACCCGGACGGAGGCTTTCACTGCGCCTGCAAGCCGGGATTCTTTGGGAAAACCTGCAGCTCTCATAAAGTGAAGCCCCCCAGGCTCTCGGATGCTGCTCACGATCACGCCCAGCACTCCAGCCTGCCCTCGCATGTCTTTCACAAGATGATGCACCACCCGGATCGGGAGGTGCTGAAGGTCACAGTGAAGGAAGCGCTGCACAGCCCCGGCTCCCTGCTCAGTAAGAGCCAGGTGGTGTGTTTCATCGTGCTCGGCTTGCTCACCTGCCTTGTGGTCCTGGGCACAACGGCCATCGTTTTCTTCTCTAAATGCGAGATGTGGATGGCCAACGCCAAATACAGCCAGCTGGTGAGAAAGCAGAGGAATCACTTCTTAAAGACCAACAACGGCGAAGAGAATTCCGTCAACATCATCATGCCTGAGAAAATCAAACTGAACAACTACGGCAAAAATTACACATCCATCTGA
- the LOC131697647 gene encoding protein delta homolog 1-like isoform X2, whose product MAPALHRGSASVTRDIHPCTTKPCSNNSTCIETGDGGYICICAQGYTGRNCHVKTGPCYTNGSPCQNGGSCIDTHGSAPHSSCLCPSGFTGDFCEIDVDGCESGQCKNGGMCVDHGSDHSCVCPGGFVGKNCNESVIPCLSHLCENGATCNGHPDGGFHCACKPGFFGKTCSSHKVKPPRLSDAAHDHAQHSSLPSHVFHKMMHHPDREVLKVTVKEALHSPGSLLSKSQVVCFIVLGLLTCLVVLGTTAIVFFSKCEMWMANAKYSQLVRKQRNHFLKTNNGEENSVNIIMPEKIKLNNYGKNYTSI is encoded by the exons ATGGCACCTGCACTACACCGTGGCAGTGCATCTGTGACCCGGG ATATTCACCCTTGTACTACAAAGCCCTGTTCTAACAACTCTACATGTATAGAGACTGGCGATGGTGGCTACATCTGTATCTGTGCACAGGGATATACAGGGAGAAATTGCCATGTGAAGACTGGACCCTGCTACACCAATGG CTCTCCTTGCCAGAATGGTGGATCCTGCATTGACACCCATGGATCTGCCCCACACTCTTCCTGCTTGTGCCCCTCTGGCTTTACTGGAGATTTCTGTGAGATAGATGTAGACGGCTGTGAGTCCGGACAGTGTAAGAATGGTGGCATGTGTGTGGACCACGGCTCTGACCACAGCTGTGTTTGTCCTGGGGGCTTTGTAGGCAAGAACTGCAATGAAAGTGTGATCCCCTGCCTGAGCCATCTGTGTGAGAACGGAGCGACATGCAATGGACACCCGGACGGAGGCTTTCACTGCGCCTGCAAGCCGGGATTCTTTGGGAAAACCTGCAGCTCTCATAAAGTGAAGCCCCCCAGGCTCTCGGATGCTGCTCACGATCACGCCCAGCACTCCAGCCTGCCCTCGCATGTCTTTCACAAGATGATGCACCACCCGGATCGGGAGGTGCTGAAGGTCACAGTGAAGGAAGCGCTGCACAGCCCCGGCTCCCTGCTCAGTAAGAGCCAGGTGGTGTGTTTCATCGTGCTCGGCTTGCTCACCTGCCTTGTGGTCCTGGGCACAACGGCCATCGTTTTCTTCTCTAAATGCGAGATGTGGATGGCCAACGCCAAATACAGCCAGCTGGTGAGAAAGCAGAGGAATCACTTCTTAAAGACCAACAACGGCGAAGAGAATTCCGTCAACATCATCATGCCTGAGAAAATCAAACTGAACAACTACGGCAAAAATTACACATCCATCTGA